From Populus alba chromosome 16, ASM523922v2, whole genome shotgun sequence:
GAATCTGTCAAATTTTCCTTAGTACGTATTATTTTTGGATCAGCGTTCATGGTTCTGTTCTGGCATAGATGTATAAAGAAAATGGCATTTCTTGTTTTCAAGTCCTTCTCCCATCATTACCAAATGAAAAATTACTGATTAATTATCACAGGAACAATTCCACAATATTAATTATCACGGGAACAATTCCACAATTATAGCAAGTGAAGAAAGAATTGGACCAAAGATTTACAGGGCTTCGGAGAAGAAAAGGGGGGAGAGGATAATGCAGTAGCAAAGAAACTTCCAAAGTCTTATTCAGTCCATGGTCAAATATGACTGCatacaaaaaattaacatttcgCTTTCTTCTAAGTAACCTTAAACATTGATTCATGGAGGCCTTGTCTCTTGAGTTTCAAATGGccccaaaaacaaattaaaaaattgcacCAGATGTATAACAATATACAACAACACAGACATATCtaattgaaaatgttttttctgaTCCTATCTTTTCCAAGTGTTAAGTGATTTTTAGTTAAGGAAGGGATCAAAAAATGAGTCATTCTTTGGCTCTTCCTTGGCTCTAGGGAAGACACCCTCGGAGTATTGTGTTTGGTTCATGTAGGTGCCATTCTGCTTTCCAAAACTTGAGTATTCAAAACTCCCTTGACTCTGTAACATTTCGAGGGTAAATGGTGCTTGAATTCCTGATGCTGGTAATGATCTTGTGCCGTGAAGGGAGTTTGGATAACTTGTCTGGTTAGAATGATTGGCCATGACGGAAGGCCTTATAGGGATCGGTGCATTGGCAGTAATGTTAGTAATGGATGGAGCTTTGTTCATGTAGCCGCTGCCGCGGGCGGCTGGAACATCATGGTTGTGTTTTCCTTCATAAGTTGTAATCACAGCTCTCAAATCCTGTGATGCTCGCTCTACATGTTTCCTCACAGGACAACCAACAGATGTGCATTTGTAGTAGCTCCTGCAAATCACAAGATTGTGACTATTAAGAAACCAAGCGGATAACCACCTTCAATGACAACAATGATCCTTTTAGGCCAGAATTATGATGAAGGGAAATCGCTAATTACCTTGGATTCGGATTTCCCTTGACGACTTTCTGCCCATATTTTCGCCACCTATAGCCATCATCAAGTATGTCAATGTCACTTGTTGTTTGAACCACAATTCTAGGTTCTCTAACAGTCCTGCTCCCAGCACCTAAAATACTCTCGTTTTCGTTCTGTCCTTGCCTGCAAAATCACAAAAGAACATGTTTAATTAAGCTCATGCAATTTCAGTACAAAAACATGGGTAAGGCCATGAGAGACGATCTTGTCTTGGCTTACCATCTTTTGGCATCGGGTTCATTTGCATTGTCCTCTTCTCCTGAATTCATTGATGAACTTTGGTCAAATTCATCCTCCCCAAGCGAAATCGAAGAGTCCTCCTGCATCATGCTAGACTCTACTGGTGCTACTGATTGATCAGAGATTTCTGAGCTGGCACCTCCAGAAGGCTGAACTAATTGAGAGGATGATCTTCTGCTGGATTGAAGCTTGGGATGGTTGTGACTTCCTTTATAAACTATTTCAGTAATCTGTCCATCCAAAGATCTCTCCACCTTTTTCTTTGTCGGGCAATTCGGATATGTGCACTTGTAATAACTCCTAGGATTCTCACTCCCTTTCACTTGCTTTTGTCCATATTTTCTCCAGTTGTATCCATCATCAGACTTTTTATTCTCTCTCATATAATGAGCTGATTGATTGAATTGGTTGAAACTTGGTTGAGCAGCAGTGTTAACACTTTTCATGTTAGCTTGGAGTGGCACCAACTCCGAGGAGAAACTCTGCTCTGGTGCAAATTCTGATTTTACTCCTGTTTTCTGATCTGATGAAAAGTCAGTTTGCTTTAATTGGTCAAAGTTCCATTCTTCTTGTTTCCTTTTCAGGGATTTCTCCTGTCAAGTGGAACCACAGCAGGTTATGGAAACAATTCTAGACTTGAACTAGACTACAATTTCCCAGGATCCTAAAAAGCGATGTGAATTTTACAAAAACCAGTCcagtttttccatttatttgttACAAAATCAGTATAGTTATCTCGAATTTTACAATTGCATCATAAATTATCAACGAAAATTAAAAGGGTCAAATGGTGAACAGTGACTTTTCAAAAGCTCCAAGCTCTTGACAATATAAAACTGTAGTAAAATGTTATGGAAAGAAAAGTACCACTGTAACACTGTTTGAAGAAGATTGAAAGAAGGACGATGAAATTGCAGGAGGCCTTGTCTGGGTTGGGAAAGAGAAATCACTGTAGTTTTTCTCTTCTCCACTAACACCTTGCTGATTGTCATTAGAATTACCCCTCCAGTTGAAGGTTTGACCAGCAAAAGCCCCAGTTGTAGGAGATGCAAGCCCCTGAAAAAACATGACACaaataagaaactaaaaaaaaaacaaagaaagcaaaCCCATTTATCACCATAAAAAACCATGTCCATACAAGCACGACTCAGTCCATGAACTTACATTAGAAGTAGGGAAAAGCACAGGCGAGTCCAAGAGCTCAGTTGGGCTTAAACCAGGAGGAATGGCAAAGtaagaagaaggagaaaccGGGGGAGGAGACAAGGGTTGAAATGACTTATAGTTTGGGATTTCAATACCAAATCTGTCACTCGTTCCATGGTCATAAAGTCCCCAGCTAAGGTTGTCCATGTCTTTGTTATTACCAGAAAGAAGATtagtaaaagaagaaggagaggaagaagaagtcaTGAACTGGGTCGAGAAAGAAAAGTTAGATGGAGAATTCATAGAATTTGATATGCTCGCAGAAGCCGAGGATGCCATGAAGTTTGAAAGTCTTAGAGAGGTTAATGAGTTTTGCAAGAGAATATATAAAGGGTTGGATGCTTATGTTTTTCGTGAGGTTTGAAGCACGGAGGTCTCTCTCTATGCTTCTTCTGAGAAGCTAAGCAAAGTTTGACTgtggaaaatgttttttggtCAAAGCCACAAGCTTTGACTGGACTTGTCCCATTTCGAAAATGGCGGCTTAACAACTCAGCTTCATCAGTGATCAATCACTAGCCGAGGGGAGGCTCCATGGTTAGCCATCTGTCTTGCCTCTGATTTGCTCAATCTATAGCTCTATGATCCATGCTTTGGATGGTTTAGAAGGGAACCTTTTGcaggaaatgtttttttcttggtgcTATTCCAATTTGGAATTAACATAAATCtcctgaattttattttatgatatttcagCAAGCTACAAATCTAAGGAGTGGGTATGATCAGGGTATGTGGGAATTGCAAGGTATgatttgtcaaaaaaataaatctagcaaagtaattctctttctttttatttttatttttatttttgtattctaACATTGAAACATTAATAaccttaattaaataatatttttattcggtattgatttaatttttaaattttaaataactaattaattaattttcatgattttaatagtATTAATTTATAGAGCTTACtgtatatgtaaataaataagatgaaaTGGTGTTGAGTATTGATTTGGGAAAGAGATTTAAAACCTAAATATTAGGATGAGTTGTCAAATATTAGGAACATATGGATCATGCTTCCATGTTTACTTATCCTtagtatcatatatatatatatatatatatatattatatatatatatatatatatatatatatatatatatatatatatatatcgtgaAAATCCACCAAGTTTATTTAGAACAAAACTAACCCTCTTAAGTAAACATGGCATTgccatattttcttttaaattactATGAGTTAATATATAGACAATTAGAGAAAAACAAGTAAACTGTCATTATTCagtataatttcaattaataaatcacgtaaatttcaattattacaaacattaatgatttaattatcttaattgttAGTTATAATCTCgtaaaatgatatataaaaaaacataaaatcatgctaaaatt
This genomic window contains:
- the LOC118056116 gene encoding probable WRKY transcription factor 33, with the protein product MASSASASISNSMNSPSNFSFSTQFMTSSSSPSSFTNLLSGNNKDMDNLSWGLYDHGTSDRFGIEIPNYKSFQPLSPPPVSPSSYFAIPPGLSPTELLDSPVLFPTSNGLASPTTGAFAGQTFNWRGNSNDNQQGVSGEEKNYSDFSFPTQTRPPAISSSFFQSSSNSVTVEKSLKRKQEEWNFDQLKQTDFSSDQKTGVKSEFAPEQSFSSELVPLQANMKSVNTAAQPSFNQFNQSAHYMRENKKSDDGYNWRKYGQKQVKGSENPRSYYKCTYPNCPTKKKVERSLDGQITEIVYKGSHNHPKLQSSRRSSSQLVQPSGGASSEISDQSVAPVESSMMQEDSSISLGEDEFDQSSSMNSGEEDNANEPDAKRWQGQNENESILGAGSRTVREPRIVVQTTSDIDILDDGYRWRKYGQKVVKGNPNPRSYYKCTSVGCPVRKHVERASQDLRAVITTYEGKHNHDVPAARGSGYMNKAPSITNITANAPIPIRPSVMANHSNQTSYPNSLHGTRSLPASGIQAPFTLEMLQSQGSFEYSSFGKQNGTYMNQTQYSEGVFPRAKEEPKNDSFFDPFLN